Proteins from one Streptomyces rubradiris genomic window:
- a CDS encoding glycosyltransferase, which produces MIGDAVTGPLSRVVEAVSALGVDVVLAVSAATRAALGTVPDGVRVAESLPLHLLLPSCRAIVHQGGVGTALTAGVYAVPQLTVTQFSDQMAVGDVLAAGGAGRHLLHDEATVERITSHVLGLLDDQECLQAAKLLQREIVSQPAPAALVPRLVQLAGLRASPRA; this is translated from the coding sequence ATGATCGGTGACGCGGTGACCGGTCCGCTGAGCCGGGTCGTCGAGGCGGTCTCCGCCCTCGGTGTGGATGTCGTGCTCGCCGTCTCCGCAGCCACTCGAGCGGCTCTTGGCACGGTGCCGGACGGAGTGCGGGTGGCGGAGTCGCTGCCCCTGCACCTGCTGCTGCCGAGCTGCCGGGCCATCGTGCACCAAGGCGGGGTGGGCACCGCGCTCACCGCAGGCGTCTACGCGGTGCCCCAACTGACGGTCACCCAGTTCTCCGACCAGATGGCGGTCGGCGACGTACTCGCGGCCGGCGGTGCCGGCCGGCATCTCCTCCACGACGAGGCCACCGTGGAGCGGATCACGTCCCACGTCCTCGGGCTGCTGGACGACCAGGAGTGCCTCCAAGCCGCCAAGCTCCTGCAACGGGAGATCGTCTCGCAGCCCGCGCCGGCCGCCTTGGTGCCGAGACTGGTGCAGCTGGCGGGCCTGCGTGCGTCACCCCGGGCGTGA
- a CDS encoding ROK family protein, with the protein MPAGPGSGPAVTGRTAWPGSWLGIDFGGTKVALRAETDGGEVSEHTFRWRGRGLESDLSQLATELARFRRRIPQGYTGIGVAMPATVGADGLVTTWPNRPEWTGLDLRRTFRSHFGDTPVRWADDGYLGALGEARALGCDELLYVGVGTGVGGGLLAGGTLWPGPDRGSFELGHVVTDVDGPICSCGRRGCLQATASGPATLARAAGMRGVPVGYDDLRQGLVADEEWAVQAVDRTCHRLAVAISGVRELLHPGTVVVGGGFAAGLPVFAGLVAHHLAALARPGVPAPVVRASVLGPLSTLHGAVALARLPGPDPL; encoded by the coding sequence GTGCCCGCCGGTCCCGGCTCCGGGCCGGCGGTGACGGGGCGGACGGCATGGCCGGGAAGCTGGCTCGGCATCGATTTCGGTGGCACCAAGGTGGCGCTGCGGGCGGAGACCGACGGCGGAGAAGTCAGCGAGCACACCTTCCGATGGCGCGGGCGCGGGCTGGAGTCCGACCTGAGCCAGCTCGCGACCGAACTCGCCCGGTTCCGGCGGCGAATCCCGCAGGGCTACACCGGAATCGGAGTCGCGATGCCGGCCACGGTGGGGGCGGACGGGCTGGTCACGACCTGGCCGAACCGCCCCGAGTGGACCGGCCTTGATCTGCGGCGGACGTTCCGCTCGCACTTCGGGGACACCCCGGTCCGCTGGGCCGACGACGGGTATCTGGGCGCGCTGGGCGAAGCGCGGGCGCTGGGCTGCGACGAGCTGCTCTATGTAGGGGTGGGAACGGGCGTGGGCGGTGGGCTGCTCGCGGGCGGCACGCTGTGGCCCGGACCGGATCGCGGTTCCTTCGAGCTCGGTCACGTGGTGACCGACGTGGACGGCCCGATCTGCTCGTGCGGGCGCCGCGGGTGCCTTCAGGCCACCGCGTCCGGACCCGCGACGTTGGCGCGAGCGGCCGGGATGCGGGGGGTGCCGGTCGGGTACGACGACCTCCGCCAGGGCCTGGTGGCGGACGAGGAGTGGGCGGTCCAGGCCGTGGACCGCACCTGCCACCGGCTCGCGGTGGCCATCAGCGGGGTGCGAGAACTCCTGCACCCCGGCACGGTCGTGGTGGGGGGCGGCTTCGCCGCCGGACTGCCCGTGTTCGCCGGCCTGGTCGCGCACCATCTGGCCGCGCTGGCCCGGCCGGGCGTGCCGGCACCGGTGGTGCGGGCGTCTGTGCTGGGCCCGCTGTCCACGCTGCACGGCGCGGTCGCGCTGGCCCGCCTGCCCGGACCGGATCCGCTCTGA
- a CDS encoding HAD-IA family hydrolase, with translation MASVPVRSVVIFDLDGVLVDSHEVMGRAFAAAYAEVVGAGPAPFAEYQRHQGLYFPDIMRRMRLPLEMEEPFVRESYRLADQVPVADGVADLLQTLRTRGFRLAVATGKAGPRARSLLATLGLIQYFDHVVGSDEVANAKPAPDIVRRALSLLDAEPDAALMVGDAPADIRSARSAGVTAVAATWATVDEDGLMAAGPDLVVHSPGELLPACPPVPAPGRR, from the coding sequence ATGGCGAGCGTACCGGTGCGCAGTGTGGTGATCTTCGACCTCGACGGCGTCCTGGTGGACAGTCATGAGGTGATGGGCCGGGCCTTCGCCGCGGCGTACGCGGAAGTGGTCGGCGCCGGACCGGCGCCGTTCGCCGAATACCAGCGCCATCAGGGCCTGTATTTCCCGGATATCATGCGCCGGATGCGCCTCCCGCTGGAGATGGAGGAGCCGTTCGTCCGGGAGAGCTACCGGCTCGCGGACCAGGTGCCCGTGGCGGACGGGGTGGCCGATCTGCTCCAGACGCTCCGGACGCGTGGGTTCCGGCTCGCCGTGGCCACCGGGAAGGCAGGGCCGCGGGCTCGCTCCCTGCTGGCCACGCTCGGCCTGATCCAGTACTTCGACCACGTAGTGGGCTCGGACGAGGTCGCCAACGCCAAACCCGCCCCGGACATCGTCAGGCGCGCGCTCAGCCTGCTCGACGCGGAGCCGGACGCGGCCCTCATGGTCGGCGATGCCCCGGCCGACATCCGCAGCGCCCGAAGCGCCGGGGTGACCGCCGTAGCGGCGACCTGGGCGACCGTGGACGAGGACGGCCTGATGGCTGCCGGTCCGGATCTGGTCGTCCACTCCCCCGGTGAACTGCTGCCGGCGTGCCCGCCGGTCCCGGCTCCGGGCCGGCGGTGA
- a CDS encoding Gfo/Idh/MocA family protein — protein MRIRTVLVGFGWSGREIWLPRLMANGDYEVVAAVDPDPARREAFTAATGRPAFGDVDALRAEDADLALVASPNHLHAALARRLLTRGLATFVEKPVCLSSAEADRLAAAERAGGVPLLAGSACRYRADVRALAGLAGELGHLRHIDLVWERACGVPRSQGWFTSRAEAGGGVLFDLGWHLLDVLETVAGPLAFVQAAASTSYDHVNDPRWTAAWRHDQPVPELDADVEDTVRGFLVTGSGLSVGLRASWATHAASHDVTEIRIEGSDDTAMLRSTFGFSPNREPRPRLSVVRRGRTSEITVPTEPIGAEYSRQLDDIRDHLADPSACGSAIAGVRRIVGTIEALYAASATPLLPAGPVMTAAAT, from the coding sequence ATGAGGATCCGCACCGTACTGGTCGGGTTCGGGTGGTCCGGCCGAGAGATCTGGCTTCCTCGTCTGATGGCAAACGGTGACTACGAGGTAGTGGCCGCGGTCGATCCGGATCCGGCCAGGCGGGAGGCGTTCACCGCGGCGACCGGCCGTCCGGCCTTCGGCGACGTCGACGCGCTGCGGGCCGAGGACGCCGACCTCGCGTTGGTCGCCTCGCCCAACCACCTGCACGCGGCGCTCGCGCGACGTCTTCTCACCCGAGGTCTCGCCACCTTCGTGGAGAAGCCGGTCTGCCTCTCGAGCGCGGAGGCGGACAGGCTGGCCGCGGCCGAGCGGGCAGGCGGCGTCCCGTTGCTGGCCGGAAGTGCGTGCCGATACCGCGCGGACGTGCGGGCACTGGCCGGTCTGGCCGGCGAGCTCGGCCACCTGCGCCACATCGACCTGGTGTGGGAACGGGCCTGCGGAGTGCCCCGGTCCCAGGGCTGGTTCACCAGCCGGGCGGAGGCAGGCGGCGGGGTGCTGTTCGACCTCGGATGGCATCTGCTCGATGTCCTGGAGACCGTCGCCGGGCCGTTGGCGTTCGTTCAGGCCGCCGCGTCCACCTCGTACGACCACGTCAACGACCCGCGCTGGACGGCGGCCTGGCGGCATGATCAGCCGGTGCCGGAACTCGACGCGGACGTCGAGGACACCGTGCGCGGCTTCCTGGTCACCGGCAGCGGTCTGTCGGTGGGCCTTCGCGCCAGCTGGGCCACGCACGCGGCGAGCCATGACGTCACCGAGATCCGGATCGAGGGGAGTGACGACACCGCGATGCTCCGGTCCACCTTCGGCTTCAGCCCCAATCGCGAGCCGCGGCCGCGGCTCAGCGTCGTCCGGCGGGGCCGGACGAGCGAGATCACGGTCCCGACCGAGCCGATCGGCGCCGAGTACTCCCGTCAGCTCGACGACATCAGGGACCACCTCGCCGATCCGTCGGCGTGCGGATCCGCGATCGCGGGCGTGCGGCGGATCGTCGGCACGATCGAGGCGCTGTACGCGGCCTCGGCGACACCGCTGCTGCCCGCCGGGCCGGTCATGACCGCGGCGGCGACCTGA